In one window of Denticeps clupeoides chromosome 2, fDenClu1.1, whole genome shotgun sequence DNA:
- the mcmdc2 gene encoding minichromosome maintenance domain-containing protein 2 isoform X4 — protein sequence MSEVLALQEAAVSYLDRSGGLLRLIEECRSFEGSPQNEAIYRFRFLINPSDLIDVSPALADRVLRDPLAATALFKSVCFLTIKTLSLMDQVQTENQVSVVLKLTHLPPFPNYQLNLDEFPRSDGHMRPLAMEGLVIAMTRVTKYTQGARFLCTDENCPCAEGFYHIRVHMPGATESATVGGDFSCLLCFSPLKEDVKSRVLGDKQLAELIDFKALDVLGVQPLSSLRYQSVTLFLRDELCNSMRIGQRYHVVGIPAHVHQWPSITWSIEASSIQPWIAERPSRVSKNFQVLHTANACSPWRFSAIVANCFASQVVPPGLYNTLKLVLLMSLAQTGEKDADARHCLDVLALTTDTLIADRLMTYGLGFAERGVRHQAVGELLASVSRDERGAGTANIHAGSALLATGGICLLGDLSKYRKDKIDALQSSMESRAVSVFIPGKKYGEDADQQLSLPLHCNFWAVAGSAVPAKKFARFDSAVLGSVEVASIPYQVPESFGLVVQCREALEDYPLLPQVAHALKQAVQPREPLYPASMQFSTQDYKELLAHAQGLQVELRPEAERIIQGYYMASRRLRSDIAQCSSVSATSIKLLIALAEAHSKLSLRTQVLEEDAVIAVLLCENAITLKHGASALVIPPSAVFPCDLRDLDSLHRRDLALKQLHRQILQFVFTYAPAGSSNIIEE from the exons ATGTCGGAGGTTCTGGCGCTTCAGGAGGCCGCCGTTTCCTACTTGGACCGAAGCGGGGGGCTCCTTCGGCTGATCGAGGAGTGCAGGTCGTTCGAAG GCTCCCCGCAGAATGAGGCGATCTACCGCTTCCGGTTCCTGATAAACCCCTCTGACCTGATCGACGTGAGCCCGGCCCTGGCCGACCGCGTCCTGCGGGATCCCCTGGCGGCGACGGCGCTCTTTAAGTCC GTCTGTTTTCTGACCATAAAGACACTGTCCCTGATGGACCAGGTACAGACGGAAAATCAG GTCAGCGTTGTGCTGAAACTGACACATTTGCCACCATTTCCCAATTACCAACTGAATCTGGATGAATTCCCCCGGAGTGACGGCCACATGCGGCCCTTGGCAATGGAAGGTCTTGTCATAGCCATGACAAGGGTCACTAAATATACGCAGGGGGCGCGGTTCCTCTGTACCGATGAAAACTGCCCGTGCGCAGAAG GCTTTTACCACATCCGAGTGCACATGCCAGGAGCCACAGAATCGGCCACCGTCGGAGGGGACTTCAGCTGCCTGCTGTGCTTCTCCCCGCTTAAAGAGGACGTCAAATCGAGGGTTCTAGGAG ACAAACAGCTGGCCGAGCTGATAGACTTCAAGGCGCTGGACGTGTTGGGAGTCCAGCCCCTTTCCTCCCTTCGGTATCAGTCCGTGACCCTGTTTCTGAGAG ATGAGCTGTGCAACTCCATGAGAATCGGTCAGCGGTACCATGTTGTGGGCATCCCAGCACACGTACACCAGTGGCCCAGCATCACTTGGAGCATAGAGGCCAGCAGCATCCAGCCGTGGATAGCAGAAC GTCCGTCCAGGGTCAGCAAGAACTTCCAGGTCCTGCACACTGCAAATGCCTGCTCTCCTTGGAGGTTCTCGGCCATCGTGGCCAACTGTTTCGCATCGCAGGTGGTTCCGCCTGGACTTTACAACACCCTGAAGCTGGTTCTGCTGATGAGCCTGGCCCAAACGGGAGAAAAGGACGCCGACGCCCGACACTGTCTGGATGTGCTTGCGCTAACCACCGATACCCTGATCGCAGACAG GTTGATGACGTACGGTCTGGGCTTCGCTGAACGGGGCGTTCGACACCAGGCCGTAGGAGAGCTGTTGGCCTCGGTGTCCAGGGACGAGCGTGGTGCAGGGACGGCCAACATCCATGCCGGCTCAGCCCTGCTGGCCACAGGCGGCATTTGCCTGCTGGGGGACCTGAGCAAATACCGGAAGGACAAGATCGACGCGCTGCAGTCAA GTATGGAGAGCAGGGCCGTGTCCGTGTTCATCCCGGGAAAGAAGTACGGGGAGGATGCCGACCAGCAGCTCTCGCTTCCTCTGCACTGCAACTTCTGGGCGGTGGCCGGTTCTGCCGTTCCCGCCAAGAAATTTGCCAGATTCGACAGTGCGGTGCTGGGCTCAGTG GAAGTGGCCTCAATTCCTTATCAGGTCCCAGAATCCTTCGGCCTGGTGGTTCAGTGTCGAGAGGCTCTGGAAGACTACCCACTTCTACCGCAGGTTGCGCATGCACTAAAGCAGGCAGTCCAGCCCAGGGAGCCCCTGTACCCAGCATCTATGCAGTTTAGCACACAGGACTACAAAGAG CTTTTGGCCCACGCTCAGGGTCTGCAGGTCGAGCTGCGCCCTGAGGCTGAGAGGATAATTCAGGGTTACTACATGGCCAGTCGTCGGCTACGCTCTGACATAGCCCAGTGCTCTTCGGTGTCGGCTACCTCCATCAAACTACT CATTGCCCTGGCTGAGGCCCACAGCAAACTTAGTCTGAGGACTCAAGTACTGGAGGAGGATGCCGTTATAGCAGTGCTGCTTTGTGAGAATGCAATCACACTAAAgcatg GGGCCTCGGCACTCGTTATTCCACCCAGTGCGGTGTTTCCATGTGACCTTCGCGACCTGGACTCCCTACACAGACGGGACCTGGCTTTAAAGCAACTCCACCGGCAGATCCTGCAGTTTGTGTTCACATATGCCCCAGCAGGAAGTAGTAACATTATAGAAGAATAG